One genomic region from Laspinema palackyanum D2c encodes:
- a CDS encoding VOC family protein: MEITPYLHTAILVSDLNRAEQFYSNVLGLEKVDRPFSYAGVWYQIGPVQLHLIVDETLNFVPTNPEKLGRNPHFALGVTNLEAAKAHLLAHNCLIQMSASGRAALFTQDPDGNVIELTQVEGDSQK; the protein is encoded by the coding sequence ATGGAAATTACCCCTTATCTTCATACCGCAATCTTAGTTTCTGACCTAAATCGGGCCGAACAGTTTTATAGTAACGTCCTCGGACTGGAAAAAGTCGATCGCCCCTTTAGCTATGCCGGAGTCTGGTATCAAATTGGGCCGGTTCAACTGCATTTAATTGTCGATGAAACCCTCAATTTTGTCCCAACTAATCCCGAAAAACTCGGCCGCAATCCTCATTTTGCCCTGGGAGTCACTAACTTAGAAGCCGCCAAAGCGCATTTACTCGCCCATAACTGTTTAATTCAAATGAGTGCCTCCGGACGGGCTGCATTATTTACCCAAGACCCCGATGGCAATGTGATTGAATTGACTCAGGTGGAAGGAGATTCCCAAAAATAA
- a CDS encoding recombinase family protein, translating to MKIIAYLYSDPLLESPSDPAIWGWEVDRVYRDLGTRTHLQQLLNDCQQETADYLLIRRIEELGDSVREVCDRMAELEERQIQIVATENATATLDTPLTRSELLKLLSEIESVQRSRQIRKGHAKNRLQSIPPPGKAPFGYRRGKDRYALDRAAAAMVKDFFEQFLLYGSLRGAVRYLERKHSKKISVTTGRRWLTNPTYRGDLAYKNGLVLSNTHVAIISREEAAQVDRLLRRNQRMPPRTASASRSLAGLVVCGECHCSMAVSQAKAHQGKREYLYLRPTNCVRQPKCKAIPYEAILQQAIAQVCQELPRAVAGLEMGQIGGVKQQIQEAIGTKEQILTQLPQLRQDGILDAETADLRRYKLSTEISALQSQLAQLPPVNLRETAQAVSLPQFWLDLSETERRFYFREFIRKIEIYRQGKAWQLKIIFIF from the coding sequence ATGAAAATTATTGCCTATTTATATAGTGACCCGCTGTTAGAATCGCCTAGTGACCCAGCGATTTGGGGGTGGGAAGTCGATCGCGTGTATCGAGATTTAGGAACTCGCACCCATCTGCAACAACTCCTCAACGATTGTCAACAGGAAACCGCCGATTATTTATTAATTCGGCGCATCGAAGAATTGGGCGACTCCGTTCGAGAAGTCTGCGATCGCATGGCAGAATTGGAAGAACGCCAAATCCAAATTGTTGCCACCGAAAATGCCACCGCCACCCTAGATACCCCCCTCACCCGCAGCGAACTGTTGAAACTCCTCTCAGAAATTGAAAGCGTCCAACGGTCCCGGCAAATTCGCAAAGGGCACGCTAAAAATCGCCTGCAATCCATTCCCCCACCGGGAAAAGCACCCTTTGGGTATCGACGCGGTAAGGACCGCTATGCCCTCGATCGCGCTGCTGCGGCTATGGTTAAAGACTTTTTTGAACAATTTCTCCTCTACGGGTCCTTGCGCGGTGCCGTGCGCTATTTAGAGCGAAAACATAGCAAAAAAATTTCTGTAACAACCGGCAGGCGATGGTTAACGAATCCCACCTATCGGGGAGATTTAGCTTATAAAAATGGGTTAGTGCTGTCTAATACTCATGTCGCAATTATCTCCCGAGAGGAAGCGGCACAAGTCGATCGCCTCCTGCGCCGGAATCAACGAATGCCGCCTCGAACTGCTAGCGCATCCCGTTCTTTAGCCGGTTTAGTTGTCTGTGGGGAATGCCATTGTTCAATGGCAGTTTCCCAAGCAAAGGCACATCAGGGGAAGCGGGAATATTTATATTTGCGTCCCACAAACTGTGTACGACAACCGAAATGTAAAGCGATTCCTTATGAAGCGATTTTACAGCAGGCGATCGCTCAAGTGTGCCAGGAGTTGCCTCGCGCCGTTGCGGGATTAGAAATGGGACAAATTGGGGGAGTTAAACAGCAGATTCAAGAGGCGATCGGCACCAAGGAACAGATTCTCACCCAACTGCCACAACTGCGCCAAGACGGTATCTTAGATGCAGAGACAGCGGATTTGCGTCGTTACAAACTCAGCACAGAAATTTCCGCACTTCAAAGTCAACTGGCGCAACTCCCCCCCGTCAACCTGCGCGAAACCGCCCAAGCTGTTTCTCTGCCTCAATTTTGGCTTGATTTATCCGAAACCGAACGGCGATTCTACTTTCGGGAATTCATTCGCAAAATTGAAATCTACCGCCAAGGTAAAGCATGGCAGTTGAAAATTATCTTTATTTTCTAG
- a CDS encoding sensor histidine kinase produces MTDRIEELEDRNRELEQKVAQLTQQLTDQDQQLQDSLQELHRLQQHLLQMEKMSMLGQMVSGISHEINNPINFIYGNLPYVEEHVEDLFKVLEAYQEGYPDNAEAVEEILEEVELDYVLEDLPRIMGSLKVGAERIRDLVLTLRNFYRLDEPDMKVADIQEGLESTLVLLNNRYKQNIEVVCEFGKLPKIECYINQLNQVFMNLINNAIDALEETDNSATAGGEKLERKPGKRKIFITTEALENNRVAITISDNGPGMLPDVETRVFEPFFTTKAMGVGTGLGLSISKKIIEENHHGKIVCTSQPTEGSTFRIELPVSQPKASEDGAESEKPAVQV; encoded by the coding sequence ATGACCGATCGCATTGAAGAACTAGAAGACCGCAACCGTGAATTAGAGCAAAAAGTCGCTCAACTGACTCAACAATTAACGGACCAAGATCAACAGCTCCAAGATAGTTTACAAGAACTGCATCGACTGCAACAACATTTGCTACAAATGGAAAAAATGTCGATGCTGGGGCAAATGGTCTCGGGAATTTCTCATGAAATTAATAATCCAATTAACTTTATTTATGGAAACTTACCTTATGTCGAAGAACACGTCGAAGATTTATTTAAGGTTTTAGAAGCGTATCAAGAAGGATACCCGGACAATGCCGAAGCAGTAGAAGAAATCTTAGAAGAGGTTGAACTGGATTACGTTCTGGAAGATTTGCCTCGGATTATGGGTTCTCTCAAAGTGGGTGCAGAACGGATTCGGGATTTGGTGCTGACCCTGCGTAATTTCTATCGCCTGGATGAACCGGATATGAAAGTTGCGGATATCCAAGAAGGATTGGAAAGTACCTTAGTCCTGCTGAATAATCGCTATAAACAAAACATTGAGGTAGTTTGCGAATTTGGAAAACTTCCTAAAATAGAATGTTATATTAATCAACTGAATCAGGTTTTCATGAACTTGATTAATAATGCGATCGATGCTCTGGAAGAAACCGATAATTCCGCAACTGCTGGGGGAGAAAAGCTCGAACGAAAACCAGGAAAACGAAAAATTTTTATTACCACGGAAGCCTTAGAAAATAACCGAGTTGCGATTACCATTTCCGATAATGGTCCGGGAATGCTGCCGGATGTCGAAACTCGGGTTTTTGAGCCATTTTTCACCACGAAAGCAATGGGAGTGGGAACGGGATTGGGATTATCGATTTCTAAGAAAATTATTGAAGAAAACCATCACGGCAAGATTGTCTGTACTTCCCAACCCACCGAAGGCAGTACCTTTCGGATAGAACTGCCCGTTTCTCAACCCAAGGCATCTGAAGATGGGGCGGAGTCAGAAAAACCGGCGGTTCAGGTTTAG
- a CDS encoding DUF6737 family protein, with protein sequence MSQEPTLNPWNYKPWWCQPWSILLTGITLIVGSWLVFHKLWVTAIVAVPLVAWMGFFLLVWPRLMIESGILDRYEAQFREGGTGEKEG encoded by the coding sequence ATGTCACAAGAACCGACTTTGAATCCTTGGAATTATAAACCCTGGTGGTGTCAGCCTTGGTCAATTTTGTTAACGGGGATTACCTTGATTGTGGGCAGTTGGCTGGTGTTTCACAAACTTTGGGTAACGGCAATCGTTGCAGTCCCTTTGGTGGCTTGGATGGGGTTTTTCTTATTAGTTTGGCCGAGGTTGATGATTGAAAGTGGGATTTTGGACCGTTACGAGGCCCAGTTCAGGGAAGGGGGAACGGGGGAGAAGGAGGGATAA